Proteins encoded in a region of the Ruegeria sp. AD91A genome:
- a CDS encoding beta-ketoacyl-ACP synthase III, translated as MYTPAITGTGVFTPQNVITNAELVEAFNAYADKQNAKNAEAIAAGQMEPMQHSSEEFIVKASGIENRYVMDKSGVLDPDVMHPSLRQRSDDEPGIMTEMAVDACNKALAQAGRTAADVDLVICAASNHERAYPAIAIEIQQELGIDGFGFDMNVACSSATFGIQAAADMVRSGSVRAALVVNPEICSGHLEWRDRDCHFIFGDVATATLIERIENAQGPHFEILSTRCATAFSNNIRNNNGFLRRSLPDGLADRRDMQFMQNGRKVFKEVLPMVSKHISDHMNAEGIRNTDLNRLWLHQANKTMNDFIGKKVLGREPEAGEQPNILQDYANTSSAGSIIAFSKYSDDLQEGDLGLICSFGAGYSVGSVIVKRHA; from the coding sequence ATGTATACCCCCGCCATCACCGGTACAGGTGTCTTCACGCCTCAGAACGTCATCACCAATGCCGAGCTTGTCGAGGCATTCAACGCTTATGCCGACAAACAGAACGCAAAGAATGCCGAAGCCATCGCCGCCGGACAGATGGAGCCGATGCAGCATTCATCTGAAGAGTTCATCGTCAAGGCATCAGGGATCGAGAACCGTTACGTGATGGACAAGAGCGGTGTGTTGGACCCGGACGTGATGCACCCGTCCCTGCGGCAGCGCAGCGATGACGAACCCGGCATCATGACCGAGATGGCGGTGGACGCCTGCAACAAGGCGCTGGCACAGGCGGGGCGCACCGCGGCGGATGTAGATCTGGTGATCTGCGCGGCCTCGAACCACGAGCGCGCCTATCCGGCAATTGCGATCGAAATTCAGCAGGAACTGGGAATCGACGGATTCGGCTTTGACATGAACGTCGCCTGTTCGTCGGCCACGTTCGGCATTCAGGCTGCGGCGGATATGGTGCGGTCGGGATCGGTGCGTGCTGCGTTGGTGGTGAACCCCGAAATCTGCTCGGGCCATCTGGAGTGGCGCGACCGCGATTGTCATTTCATCTTTGGCGATGTGGCGACAGCGACGCTGATCGAACGGATCGAAAACGCCCAGGGGCCGCATTTCGAGATCTTGTCGACGCGTTGCGCCACGGCGTTTTCCAACAATATTCGTAACAACAACGGCTTTCTGCGCCGCTCACTCCCTGACGGGCTGGCCGACCGGCGTGACATGCAGTTCATGCAAAACGGTCGGAAAGTGTTCAAGGAAGTACTGCCGATGGTCAGCAAGCATATCAGCGACCATATGAATGCCGAAGGGATCAGAAACACCGACCTGAACCGCCTGTGGCTGCATCAGGCCAACAAGACGATGAACGACTTCATCGGCAAGAAGGTTCTGGGCCGCGAACCCGAGGCGGGCGAGCAACCAAACATCCTTCAGGATTATGCCAACACGTCATCTGCGGGGTCGATCATCGCGTTTTCGAAGTATTCCGACGACTTGCAGGAAGGGGATCTTGGCCTGATATGTTCCTTTGGTGCTGGGTATTCCGTTGGGTCGGTGATCGTGAAACGCCACGCTTGA
- a CDS encoding MarR family winged helix-turn-helix transcriptional regulator — protein sequence MPDDISTRLGRLSPEIQAIMGVYALYWKLEETFDCIETDLSHPECHMLIKLDQPKRMGVLAADMLSVPSTITATADSLEKAGYLTREHDPEDRRAWLLVLTEQGEEVRNMLVAEAGDLFHRASGLNEEETAEFARLARKIRDNVLKTGIPEGLKK from the coding sequence ATGCCCGACGATATCAGTACCAGACTTGGCCGCCTCAGCCCCGAGATTCAGGCGATCATGGGGGTGTATGCCCTGTACTGGAAACTGGAAGAGACATTTGACTGCATCGAGACCGACCTGAGCCACCCCGAATGCCACATGCTGATCAAGCTGGATCAGCCGAAACGCATGGGGGTCCTGGCTGCTGACATGCTGAGCGTACCGTCCACAATCACCGCAACCGCGGATTCCCTGGAAAAAGCAGGCTATCTGACGCGCGAGCATGACCCCGAAGACCGCCGCGCCTGGTTGCTGGTGCTAACCGAGCAGGGTGAAGAGGTCCGCAACATGCTGGTGGCCGAGGCCGGAGACCTGTTTCACAGGGCCTCGGGTCTGAACGAAGAAGAAACAGCCGAATTCGCGCGACTGGCGCGCAAAATCCGTGACAACGTTTTGAAAACGGGAATTCCCGAGGGACTGAAGAAATGA
- a CDS encoding efflux RND transporter periplasmic adaptor subunit → MKLLTSLGLALAVLATPIAAQDTQKPVKLMQVRETAPGFTRQFFGRVAARQTVDLAFQVAGQIVEMPVNEGFVIAKGGLIARLDQEPFELRLERAQLQKEQADRTVARLSRLRGTTASQVAVDDAETEAQLAAIALRDAEYELEHATLTAPFDALVSSRAVEAFTTVSAGTPIVRIHDMSELRIEVDVPEILFQRSGQNDDITITAKFPVSDEVFPLEIREFDAETSSVGQTFRIQFGLTPPEGLQILPGSSVTVNVKVQDERTGIVVPATAVVADATGELSVMVFSPVGADEGTVRRVPVTIEPTQTGDVRVLTGLSDDDEVVVAGGAVLTDGQPVRRFTGFAN, encoded by the coding sequence ATGAAACTCCTGACCTCTCTGGGCCTTGCACTGGCCGTTCTGGCAACTCCGATTGCCGCTCAAGATACTCAGAAACCGGTAAAGCTGATGCAGGTGCGCGAAACGGCGCCTGGGTTCACCCGACAGTTTTTCGGCCGTGTTGCGGCGCGGCAGACGGTCGATCTTGCCTTTCAGGTCGCCGGTCAGATCGTCGAGATGCCGGTCAACGAAGGGTTTGTCATCGCCAAAGGCGGCCTGATTGCGCGACTGGATCAGGAACCATTCGAACTGCGGCTTGAGCGGGCGCAGCTTCAAAAGGAACAGGCCGACCGAACCGTAGCGCGCCTGTCGCGTTTGCGTGGCACCACGGCCAGTCAGGTGGCGGTCGATGACGCAGAGACCGAAGCGCAACTGGCCGCGATCGCTCTGCGCGACGCGGAATACGAGCTGGAGCACGCAACACTGACCGCGCCATTTGACGCGCTGGTCTCCAGCCGCGCGGTCGAGGCTTTCACCACCGTATCGGCAGGCACGCCCATCGTCCGCATTCACGACATGTCCGAATTGCGCATCGAGGTCGACGTTCCCGAGATCCTGTTTCAACGCTCAGGCCAGAATGACGACATCACCATCACTGCCAAGTTCCCCGTAAGTGATGAAGTCTTCCCGTTGGAAATTCGTGAATTCGACGCTGAAACCTCCAGCGTCGGGCAGACCTTCCGCATCCAGTTCGGCCTGACCCCGCCCGAGGGGCTGCAAATTCTTCCCGGCTCGTCCGTCACCGTCAACGTAAAGGTTCAGGATGAACGCACAGGCATTGTTGTGCCAGCGACGGCCGTTGTTGCTGATGCAACAGGCGAGCTGAGCGTCATGGTGTTCTCGCCGGTTGGTGCGGATGAAGGCACGGTCCGCCGCGTTCCGGTGACGATTGAGCCCACGCAGACGGGCGATGTTCGGGTTTTGACGGGCTTGTCCGACGATGACGAAGTTGTTGTGGCTGGCGGCGCCGTGCTGACAGACGGTCAGCCCGTGCGCCGGTTCACCGGCTTCGCGAACTGA
- a CDS encoding efflux RND transporter permease subunit produces MNIARASIDRPLYTWLIILIALFGGIWGFTSLGRLEDPAFTIKNAVIATQYPGATAEQVALEVSEPLESAIQKMGEVDVITSVNQPGQSLIEVEIKSTYDGTELPDIWTRLRAKVRDAARGLPSGVSQPYVNDGFGDVFGLFYAVTAEGFSDAEKHELATFLRRELLTVDGVADVEVQGLPDEAIFVEPDLAISVNQNVPLQAINEAIANADSVNSSGSLRSENDRTTILTAEGSDSVSAIAGLSVGSQGQVINLFDMSDVYRARQNDPDIVIRYNGTEAFTLGIAGLATENIVEVGKRADAKFAELETNIPFGVDILPIYQQHVVVEQASNDFLVNLAMSVTIVVAVLGIFMGWRAAIVVGSTLLLTVVGTLLFMSLFSIEMERISLGALIIAMGMLVDNAIVVAEGMQIAMLRGKNSRDAAEDVAAKTQIPLLGATVIGIMAFAGIGLSPDATGEFLFSLFAVIGISLLLSWILAITVTPLLGHYFFKQGKEGEIDAYGGILFRTYGAILRFALRFRWLVVAGLVGVTVVCYAGFGLMKQQFFPNSNTPLFFVHYKLPQGTPIARTAQDMAVFEDWLAQREDVVSVTTFVGQGATRFMLTYSAEKPNPSYGHMIIRTESLDDIPALQADLEAFGSVQFPEGEFGTKRLVFGPGGGDPIQARFSGSDPVVLRQLADEAVQRMAAASPNALLVHHDWREQELAVQPIYATERAQTAGVTREDIAATLQFSTDGITGGVFRERDRLIPIILRRPADGDYSIVDQVVYSDQSGKFVPIEQMVDGFEYKSLNTLVHRRDRVLTITVGADIPPDLTAAHVHAEVRDAIEAIELPPGYKMEWGGEFENSRDAQESLGKQLPLSLLIMVLISVLLFNAIRQPIIIWLLVPMSVNGVVIGLLGTGLPFTFTALLGLLSLSGMLIKNGIVLVEEIDLVRATGKPLRESIVEASVSRLRPVMLAAITTILGMAPLLTDAFFVSMAVTIMGGLAFATVLTMVAAPVFYLLFFARDEKREAQAV; encoded by the coding sequence ATGAACATCGCGCGCGCCTCGATCGATCGACCGCTTTACACATGGCTGATTATCCTAATCGCTCTGTTTGGGGGCATCTGGGGGTTCACGTCGCTTGGTCGCTTGGAAGACCCGGCTTTCACCATCAAGAACGCAGTCATCGCTACGCAGTATCCCGGTGCGACGGCGGAACAGGTGGCGCTGGAAGTGTCCGAGCCCTTGGAATCCGCGATCCAGAAAATGGGCGAGGTGGATGTCATCACCTCGGTCAACCAACCCGGACAATCGTTGATCGAGGTAGAGATCAAGTCGACTTACGACGGCACCGAACTACCCGATATCTGGACCCGCCTGCGGGCCAAGGTGCGTGATGCCGCCCGCGGGCTTCCGTCGGGTGTCAGCCAACCTTACGTGAATGACGGGTTCGGTGATGTATTCGGCCTGTTCTATGCGGTGACCGCCGAAGGGTTCTCGGACGCCGAAAAGCATGAACTGGCAACGTTTCTGCGACGGGAATTGCTGACCGTGGACGGTGTCGCCGATGTCGAGGTTCAGGGCCTGCCGGACGAGGCGATTTTTGTCGAACCCGACCTTGCGATTTCGGTGAACCAGAACGTCCCGCTTCAAGCAATCAACGAAGCTATCGCCAATGCGGACTCGGTGAATTCCTCGGGGTCCTTACGCTCTGAAAACGACCGCACCACCATTCTGACCGCCGAAGGCTCGGACAGTGTCTCGGCCATTGCGGGCCTGTCCGTCGGCTCGCAAGGGCAGGTGATCAACCTGTTCGACATGTCCGATGTCTATCGCGCGCGTCAGAACGATCCGGACATCGTGATCCGGTATAACGGTACCGAAGCGTTCACCCTCGGCATCGCTGGTCTGGCCACGGAAAACATCGTCGAGGTCGGCAAACGGGCTGACGCCAAATTTGCTGAGCTGGAGACGAACATCCCCTTCGGGGTCGATATTCTGCCGATCTACCAGCAACATGTGGTGGTCGAGCAGGCCTCGAACGACTTCCTTGTCAATCTGGCCATGTCAGTGACGATTGTGGTCGCCGTGCTGGGTATCTTCATGGGGTGGCGCGCGGCCATCGTCGTCGGCTCGACATTGCTGCTGACAGTGGTCGGCACGCTTCTGTTCATGTCGCTGTTTTCAATCGAGATGGAGCGGATTTCGCTGGGTGCACTGATCATCGCCATGGGGATGCTTGTAGACAATGCCATCGTCGTGGCCGAGGGGATGCAGATCGCGATGCTGCGCGGAAAAAATTCGCGCGATGCGGCGGAAGATGTGGCGGCAAAAACCCAGATCCCCCTTCTGGGGGCCACCGTGATCGGCATCATGGCCTTTGCCGGGATCGGGCTCAGCCCGGATGCGACGGGTGAGTTTCTGTTTTCTCTGTTTGCGGTGATCGGTATCTCATTGCTGCTCAGCTGGATACTTGCCATCACTGTGACGCCCTTGCTTGGCCACTATTTCTTCAAGCAAGGCAAGGAAGGTGAGATCGACGCTTACGGAGGCATCCTGTTCCGCACCTATGGTGCGATCCTGCGCTTTGCGCTGCGCTTCCGCTGGCTGGTTGTTGCCGGGCTCGTTGGAGTAACGGTGGTGTGCTACGCCGGGTTTGGGCTGATGAAACAGCAGTTCTTCCCCAATTCGAACACGCCTTTGTTCTTTGTGCATTACAAGCTGCCACAGGGCACACCGATTGCACGTACGGCGCAGGATATGGCGGTGTTCGAAGACTGGCTGGCCCAACGCGAAGATGTGGTTTCGGTCACGACATTCGTCGGTCAGGGGGCAACCCGGTTCATGCTGACCTATTCGGCGGAAAAACCGAACCCGAGCTATGGCCACATGATCATCCGCACGGAAAGCCTGGATGACATCCCGGCATTGCAGGCGGACCTGGAAGCGTTCGGGTCGGTCCAGTTCCCGGAAGGAGAGTTCGGAACCAAGCGTCTGGTCTTTGGCCCCGGTGGCGGCGATCCGATTCAGGCCCGGTTCTCGGGCAGCGATCCGGTGGTTCTGCGACAACTTGCGGACGAGGCCGTGCAGCGCATGGCAGCGGCGTCGCCCAACGCGCTGCTCGTTCATCATGACTGGCGCGAACAGGAACTGGCGGTGCAACCGATCTATGCCACAGAACGGGCGCAGACCGCGGGTGTCACGCGCGAGGATATCGCGGCCACCCTACAATTCTCGACCGACGGCATCACCGGCGGCGTGTTCCGCGAACGGGATCGTTTGATTCCGATCATCCTGCGCCGACCGGCTGATGGAGATTACTCGATTGTCGATCAGGTGGTGTACTCGGATCAGTCCGGGAAATTTGTACCAATCGAACAGATGGTCGATGGATTCGAGTACAAATCCCTCAATACGCTGGTTCACCGTCGCGACCGTGTTCTGACCATCACCGTCGGCGCTGACATCCCGCCCGATCTGACGGCTGCACATGTGCATGCCGAAGTGCGGGACGCCATCGAGGCAATCGAACTGCCACCGGGCTACAAGATGGAATGGGGTGGCGAGTTCGAAAACTCGCGCGATGCGCAGGAAAGTCTGGGTAAGCAATTGCCGCTGAGCCTGCTGATAATGGTGTTGATCTCGGTTCTGCTGTTCAATGCAATCCGTCAGCCGATCATCATCTGGCTGCTGGTTCCGATGTCGGTAAACGGCGTGGTGATTGGCCTGTTGGGAACAGGTTTGCCCTTCACCTTTACGGCCCTTCTGGGTCTGCTCAGCCTGTCGGGAATGTTGATCAAGAACGGTATCGTTCTGGTGGAAGAGATCGACCTTGTTCGCGCCACAGGTAAACCCCTGCGCGAGTCCATCGTCGAAGCCTCCGTCTCACGTTTGCGTCCTGTTATGCTGGCGGCCATCACGACCATTCTGGGTATGGCGCCTTTGCTGACGGACGCGTTCTTTGTCTCGATGGCGGTGACGATCATGGGCGGGCTGGCTTTTGCGACCGTCCTGACAATGGTTGCCGCGCCGGTGTTCTACCTGCTCTTCTTTGCGCGGGATGAAAAACGCGAGGCACAGGCAGTCTGA
- the carB gene encoding carbamoyl-phosphate synthase large subunit, with translation MPRRTDIQSIMIIGAGPIVIGQACEFDYSGAQACKALREEGYRVILVNSNPATIMTDPGLADATYIEPITPEVVAKIIEKERPDALLPTMGGQTGLNTSLALEEMGVLEKFGVEMIGAKREAIEMAEDRKLFREAMDRLGLENPKATIVTAPRREDGTTDLDAGVQMALDELDEIGLPAIIRPAFTLGGTGGGVAYNREDYIHFCRSGMDASPVNQILVDESLLGWKEYEMEVVRDTADNAIIVCSIENVDPMGVHTGDSITVAPALTLTDKEYQIMRNGSIAVLREIGVETGGSNVQWAINPEDGRMVVIEMNPRVSRSSALASKATGFPIAKIAAKLAVGYTLDELDNDITKVTPASFEPTIDYVVTKIPKFAFEKFPGSEPYLTTAMKSVGEAMSIGRTIHESMQKALASMESGLTGFDEIEIPGLNVGLWDEADDKAAVIKAISQQTPDRLRTIAQAMRHGLTDDEIFGVTKFDPWFLARIREIIEAERQVRKDGLPVTEDGIRKLKMLGFTDARLGNLTGRDEDNIRRARRNLGVTAAFKRIDTCAAEFEAQTPYMYSTYEAPMMGDVECEARPSDRKKVVILGGGPNRIGQGIEFDYCCCHACFALTEAGYETIMINCNPETVSTDYDTSDRLYFEPLTFEHVMEILTKEQENGTLHGVIVQYGGQTPLKLANALEAEGIPILGTTPDAIDLAEDRERFQALVNELGLKQPKNGIASTDEQALEIAEEIGFPLVIRPSYVLGGRAMEIVRDMDQLRRYINEAVVVSGDSPVLLDSYLSGAVELDVDALCDGTDVHVAGIMQHIEEAGVHSGDSACSLPPYSLSKEIIGQIKDQTFKLAKALNVVGLMNVQFAIKDDEIYLIEVNPRASRTVPFVAKATDSAIASIAARVMAGEKLASFPQRPPYKTVDDTKIADQMTLADPDMPWFSVKEAVLPFARFPGVDTILGPEMRSTGEVMGWDRDFPRAFLKAQMGAGMVLPTSGRAFISIKDADKGAAMLEAAQVLVEQGFTLVATRGTQSWLAEQGVPCDVVNKVYEGRPDVVDMLKDGQVQLLMNTTEGAQAVEDSKAIRSIALYDKIPYYTTAAASHAAALAIKAQAEGDVEVKSLQG, from the coding sequence ATGCCGAGAAGAACCGACATCCAGTCGATCATGATCATTGGGGCGGGCCCCATTGTTATTGGTCAGGCCTGCGAATTCGACTATTCCGGCGCTCAGGCCTGCAAGGCCCTGCGCGAAGAAGGCTACCGGGTTATTCTGGTGAACTCAAACCCGGCGACGATCATGACCGACCCCGGCCTGGCAGATGCCACTTATATCGAGCCGATCACGCCCGAGGTTGTCGCCAAGATCATCGAGAAAGAACGCCCCGACGCCCTGTTGCCTACCATGGGCGGGCAGACCGGCCTGAACACCTCGCTGGCACTGGAAGAGATGGGCGTGCTGGAGAAATTCGGCGTCGAGATGATCGGCGCCAAGCGCGAGGCCATCGAAATGGCCGAGGACCGCAAGCTGTTCCGCGAGGCGATGGATCGACTGGGTCTGGAAAACCCCAAGGCGACCATCGTGACCGCCCCCAGGCGCGAAGACGGAACCACCGATCTGGACGCCGGTGTGCAGATGGCGCTGGATGAGCTGGATGAAATCGGCCTGCCCGCCATCATCCGTCCGGCCTTTACGCTGGGCGGGACCGGCGGTGGCGTGGCCTACAACCGTGAGGATTACATCCATTTCTGCCGCTCTGGCATGGATGCCTCGCCGGTAAACCAGATCCTTGTCGATGAAAGCCTGCTGGGCTGGAAGGAATACGAGATGGAGGTGGTGCGCGACACCGCCGACAACGCCATCATCGTCTGCTCGATCGAAAACGTCGATCCGATGGGCGTGCACACAGGTGACTCGATCACCGTGGCCCCTGCCCTGACGCTGACCGACAAGGAATACCAGATCATGCGCAACGGCTCGATTGCCGTTCTGCGCGAGATCGGCGTCGAAACCGGTGGTTCGAACGTGCAATGGGCCATCAACCCCGAAGACGGCCGCATGGTCGTGATCGAGATGAACCCGCGCGTGTCCCGGTCTTCTGCATTGGCCTCGAAAGCGACCGGTTTCCCGATTGCCAAGATCGCAGCCAAGCTGGCCGTTGGCTACACGCTGGACGAGCTGGACAACGATATCACCAAGGTCACGCCCGCCTCGTTCGAGCCGACCATCGATTATGTTGTAACCAAGATTCCGAAATTCGCGTTCGAGAAATTCCCCGGCTCGGAACCCTACCTGACCACCGCTATGAAGTCGGTGGGTGAGGCGATGTCCATCGGCCGCACGATCCACGAATCGATGCAGAAAGCTCTGGCGTCGATGGAATCGGGCCTGACCGGCTTTGATGAGATCGAAATCCCCGGCCTGAACGTGGGCCTGTGGGACGAAGCCGACGACAAGGCCGCCGTGATCAAAGCGATCAGCCAGCAAACGCCTGACCGTCTGCGCACCATCGCGCAAGCGATGCGTCATGGCCTGACCGATGACGAGATATTTGGTGTCACCAAGTTCGACCCGTGGTTCCTGGCCCGCATCCGCGAGATTATCGAGGCAGAACGTCAGGTCCGTAAAGACGGTCTGCCCGTCACCGAGGACGGCATCCGAAAGCTGAAAATGCTGGGCTTCACCGATGCGCGTCTGGGCAACCTGACGGGCCGCGACGAAGACAACATCCGCCGGGCGCGCCGCAATCTGGGCGTTACAGCCGCGTTCAAACGCATCGACACCTGCGCCGCCGAGTTCGAGGCGCAGACGCCCTATATGTACTCGACCTACGAAGCCCCCATGATGGGTGACGTAGAATGCGAGGCGCGTCCGTCTGACCGTAAGAAAGTCGTCATCCTTGGCGGTGGCCCAAACCGGATCGGTCAAGGCATCGAGTTCGACTATTGCTGCTGCCACGCCTGTTTTGCGCTGACCGAAGCAGGCTATGAAACCATCATGATCAACTGCAACCCCGAGACCGTGTCGACCGACTACGACACCTCGGATCGTTTGTATTTTGAACCGCTGACTTTCGAACACGTCATGGAAATCCTGACCAAGGAACAGGAAAACGGAACACTGCACGGTGTGATCGTTCAGTACGGTGGTCAAACCCCCCTGAAACTGGCCAACGCACTGGAAGCCGAAGGTATTCCGATCCTGGGCACCACTCCGGATGCCATCGACCTGGCCGAAGACCGCGAGCGGTTCCAGGCGCTGGTCAATGAACTGGGCCTGAAACAGCCAAAAAATGGCATCGCCTCGACCGACGAACAGGCGCTGGAGATTGCCGAAGAGATCGGCTTCCCACTGGTCATCCGCCCCTCTTACGTACTGGGCGGCCGTGCGATGGAAATCGTGCGCGATATGGATCAGTTGAGACGCTACATCAACGAAGCCGTGGTGGTCTCGGGCGACAGCCCGGTTCTGCTGGACAGCTATCTGTCTGGCGCCGTGGAACTGGATGTCGATGCCCTGTGCGATGGCACCGATGTACACGTCGCGGGCATCATGCAGCATATCGAAGAAGCCGGCGTTCACTCGGGCGACTCGGCCTGCTCGCTGCCGCCCTATTCACTGTCGAAAGAGATCATCGGGCAGATCAAGGATCAGACGTTCAAGCTGGCCAAGGCGCTGAACGTTGTCGGCCTGATGAATGTCCAGTTCGCGATCAAGGATGACGAGATCTACCTGATCGAGGTGAACCCGCGCGCCTCGCGCACCGTGCCGTTCGTGGCAAAGGCCACCGACAGTGCGATTGCGTCCATCGCCGCGCGCGTCATGGCAGGCGAAAAGCTGGCGAGTTTCCCGCAGCGCCCGCCATACAAGACCGTGGACGACACCAAGATCGCCGATCAGATGACGCTGGCCGACCCTGATATGCCGTGGTTCTCGGTGAAAGAGGCGGTTCTGCCCTTCGCCCGTTTCCCGGGCGTCGACACGATCCTGGGTCCGGAAATGCGCTCGACCGGCGAGGTCATGGGCTGGGACCGCGATTTCCCGCGCGCCTTCCTCAAGGCGCAGATGGGCGCGGGCATGGTCCTGCCGACCTCGGGCCGGGCCTTTATTTCGATCAAGGATGCCGACAAGGGCGCGGCGATGCTTGAGGCCGCACAGGTTCTGGTCGAACAAGGCTTCACGCTGGTCGCCACCCGCGGCACGCAAAGCTGGCTGGCGGAACAGGGTGTGCCATGCGATGTGGTCAACAAGGTCTATGAGGGTCGCCCGGACGTGGTCGACATGCTGAAAGACGGTCAGGTTCAACTGCTGATGAACACCACCGAAGGCGCACAGGCGGTAGAGGACAGCAAGGCCATCCGGTCCATCGCGCTCTATGACAAGATCCCGTATTACACCACTGCGGCCGCAAGCCATGCTGCCGCTCTGGCAATCAAGGCGCAGGCTGAAGGGGATGTCGAGGTGAAATCCCTTCAGGGTTAA
- a CDS encoding aminodeoxychorismate synthase component I: MQVRIRFDQGPAGRGTRFQRPSQVIRADVAEDVPQALAALDEARAGGAWLAGYASYELGYALESRLNGLLPEERRLPLVCFGVYDAPDRVALPSPAGDVGAFRPRWDEARYSKAYQTVHDAIGAGDIYQANLTFPIDLTVSGNSETLYAALAVGQPVGHGALVQQDGLPDLLSRSPELFFRTDEGGRIETRPMKGTQPRSEDPDEDARRRAFLTTDEKNRAENLMIVDLLRNDISRVALPGSVHVPDLFRVETYATVHQMVSLVRAQLHKCVGLGEILTALFPCGSITGAPKIRAMEILAELEPWARDIYCGTIGWAAPDGRSEFNVAIRTLMLEDDHATLNVGGGVVWDSTAPSEYEEALWKARFARQLNLISA; encoded by the coding sequence ATGCAAGTGCGTATTCGTTTCGATCAGGGACCGGCCGGGCGAGGAACCCGGTTTCAGCGTCCGTCTCAGGTGATCCGCGCGGATGTGGCGGAAGACGTGCCCCAGGCTCTGGCGGCACTGGACGAGGCGCGCGCAGGTGGTGCCTGGCTGGCAGGGTATGCCAGTTACGAGCTGGGCTATGCGCTCGAGTCCCGGCTCAACGGTCTTTTGCCGGAAGAACGACGTCTGCCTTTGGTGTGCTTTGGGGTCTATGATGCACCGGATCGGGTCGCCCTTCCGTCGCCTGCGGGTGACGTGGGCGCATTCCGGCCCCGCTGGGATGAAGCGCGTTACAGCAAGGCGTATCAGACCGTGCATGACGCCATCGGTGCTGGTGACATCTATCAGGCCAACCTGACCTTTCCGATTGATCTGACCGTCTCGGGCAACAGCGAAACGCTCTATGCCGCGCTGGCGGTGGGGCAGCCAGTAGGCCACGGAGCGCTGGTGCAGCAGGATGGGTTGCCCGATCTGCTCAGCCGCTCGCCGGAGTTGTTTTTCCGCACCGATGAGGGTGGACGGATCGAAACCCGACCGATGAAGGGCACGCAACCGCGCAGTGAAGACCCGGATGAGGACGCGCGCCGCCGGGCTTTTCTGACCACGGACGAAAAGAATCGGGCCGAGAATCTGATGATTGTTGACCTGCTGCGAAATGACATCAGCCGCGTCGCGCTGCCCGGATCCGTTCATGTGCCTGACCTGTTCCGGGTGGAAACCTATGCCACCGTACATCAGATGGTCTCGCTGGTGCGGGCGCAGCTGCACAAATGCGTGGGGTTGGGTGAAATTCTGACAGCACTGTTTCCCTGCGGGTCGATCACCGGAGCCCCCAAGATCCGCGCGATGGAAATTCTGGCGGAACTGGAGCCATGGGCGCGCGACATCTATTGCGGTACAATTGGCTGGGCCGCACCTGATGGACGGTCCGAGTTCAACGTGGCCATCCGCACCTTGATGCTTGAAGATGATCACGCCACTCTGAACGTAGGCGGTGGCGTCGTTTGGGACAGCACCGCCCCATCAGAGTATGAGGAGGCGTTATGGAAAGCCCGCTTCGCCCGCCAGCTGAACCTGATTTCAGCCTGA
- a CDS encoding aminotransferase class IV family protein produces MESPLRPPAEPDFSLIETLALRPGQGFVRLDRHLARMARTARVFEIPFNPDEATARLKSAACDTPLRCRLTLDVSGSVDLTTGELVDNPRIWRVALSNQRLASNDLWLRHKTTRRALYDSSRAALPEGVNELLFLNELDELCEGTITNLFLKMPDSRVLTPALSSGLLPGILREELLDNETVTEAVLTLTDLKNAQTVYMGNSLRGLIEVELIDR; encoded by the coding sequence ATGGAAAGCCCGCTTCGCCCGCCAGCTGAACCTGATTTCAGCCTGATCGAAACACTGGCCCTCCGGCCAGGTCAAGGCTTTGTAAGGCTGGACCGCCATCTTGCACGAATGGCCCGCACTGCGCGGGTGTTTGAGATTCCTTTCAATCCGGATGAAGCGACCGCCCGGCTGAAAAGCGCGGCTTGCGACACCCCGCTGCGTTGCCGCCTTACGCTGGATGTGTCGGGTTCGGTCGATCTGACAACCGGCGAACTGGTGGACAATCCCAGGATCTGGCGCGTCGCTCTGTCAAATCAGCGTCTGGCTTCGAATGACCTTTGGTTGCGTCACAAGACCACGCGCCGTGCGCTCTACGACTCTTCGCGCGCTGCACTGCCAGAGGGGGTGAATGAGCTGTTGTTTCTGAATGAACTGGATGAGCTGTGTGAAGGCACCATCACGAATTTGTTTTTGAAAATGCCTGATAGCCGGGTTCTGACACCCGCTCTGTCCAGCGGGCTTTTGCCGGGGATACTGCGGGAAGAACTGCTGGATAATGAAACGGTCACCGAAGCCGTTCTGACCTTGACCGACCTGAAAAACGCCCAAACTGTATACATGGGCAATTCATTGCGCGGACTGATCGAGGTGGAGCTTATAGACAGGTGA